Proteins encoded in a region of the Suncus etruscus isolate mSunEtr1 chromosome 1, mSunEtr1.pri.cur, whole genome shotgun sequence genome:
- the LOC126005424 gene encoding peptidyl-prolyl cis-trans isomerase NIMA-interacting 4 yields the protein MPPKGKSCSGKAGKGGGASGSDSADKKAQGPKGGGNAVKVRHILCEKHGRIMEAMEKLKSGMRFNEVATQYSEDKARQGGDLGWMTRGSMVGPFQEAAFALPVSGLDKPVFTDPPVKTKFGYHIIMVEGRK from the coding sequence ATGCCCCCCAAAGGGAAAAGCTGCTCCGGGAAAGCGGGGAAAGGGGGAGGAGCTTCTGGGAGTGACAGTGCTGACAAGAAGGCTCAGGGTCCCAAAGGTGGTGGCAATGCAGTAAAGGTCAGGCACATTCTGTGCGAAAAACATGGAAGAATCATGGAAGCCATGGAAAAGTTAAAGTCTGGAATGCGATTCAATGAAGTGGCCACACAGTATAGTGAAGATAAAGCCAGGCAAGGGGGTGACTTGGGTTGGATGACCAGAGGCTCTATGGTAGGACCATTTCAAgaagcagcatttgccttgcctgtgagtGGTCTAGATAAACCTGTCTTTACAGACCCTCCAGTTAAGACTAAATTTGGTTATCATATTATTATGGtagaagggagaaaataa